In a single window of the Pedosphaera parvula Ellin514 genome:
- a CDS encoding efflux RND transporter periplasmic adaptor subunit yields the protein MPEDKLNAGNLSPQPTSSAQRKPGHSRVWFLVAIAVILGVGAFFFFRHRAGRSKPKPPPVAVAVTTTTVTNGDIGVYVSALGSVTPLNTVIVGSQATGPLIRVDYTEGQMVNKGDLLAEIDPRPFEAQVTAAEGQYERDKAVLEGARIDLARFEAAYSSNAIPRQQLEDQRAVVHQNEGTVKFDQGQLESAKVLLSYCRIISPISGRIGLRLVDPGNIILATSSNTLAVITQLQPITVIFSVAEDYLPQILEHLQPGRSMAVDVYDRVRQRKIATGKLLALDNQIEIVTGTVRLRAIFPNEDNGLFPNQFVNARLLIDVERGVALVPSIAIQLNPQGSFVYFVKPDQTVTMRTITVGTTDGNVTAVKGVEPGEVIVLDNFNRLQEGTKITPRGQPAQPAPANQKEGGQ from the coding sequence ATGCCTGAAGACAAACTAAATGCGGGAAATTTATCTCCTCAACCAACATCCTCCGCACAACGCAAACCAGGACATTCTCGGGTCTGGTTCCTCGTTGCTATTGCGGTCATTTTGGGTGTTGGCGCTTTCTTTTTCTTTAGGCACCGCGCGGGTCGGTCCAAACCGAAGCCGCCTCCGGTCGCCGTAGCGGTGACCACCACCACTGTCACAAACGGCGATATTGGAGTCTATGTCAGCGCGCTCGGCTCGGTAACGCCGCTAAATACGGTGATAGTTGGGAGTCAGGCAACTGGACCACTTATTCGCGTGGATTACACCGAAGGTCAAATGGTTAACAAGGGCGACCTTCTGGCTGAGATTGATCCCAGGCCGTTTGAAGCGCAGGTGACCGCCGCGGAGGGTCAATATGAGCGCGACAAAGCCGTTTTGGAGGGAGCACGCATCGACCTTGCCAGATTTGAGGCGGCCTATTCCAGCAATGCAATACCCAGGCAGCAATTGGAGGATCAGCGGGCGGTGGTTCACCAGAATGAAGGCACTGTCAAATTTGATCAGGGTCAGTTGGAAAGTGCCAAGGTGCTACTGTCATACTGCCGCATCATTTCTCCGATTTCCGGGCGCATCGGACTTCGTCTGGTAGATCCGGGAAACATCATTTTGGCAACTTCTTCAAACACACTTGCGGTTATTACACAGTTGCAACCCATCACTGTTATTTTCAGCGTGGCGGAGGATTATCTCCCGCAAATCCTGGAGCATTTGCAACCAGGACGATCCATGGCGGTAGATGTGTATGACCGTGTACGACAACGGAAGATTGCCACGGGAAAGCTTTTGGCTTTGGACAATCAGATCGAGATTGTCACCGGCACGGTAAGGCTGAGGGCCATCTTTCCGAATGAAGACAACGGGCTCTTTCCCAACCAGTTTGTGAACGCCAGGCTGCTCATCGATGTTGAACGCGGTGTTGCCCTGGTTCCTTCAATAGCCATTCAACTCAATCCACAGGGTTCGTTCGTATACTTTGTAAAACCGGATCAGACCGTCACGATGCGGACGATCACTGTGGGCACAACCGATGGCAATGTGACCGCCGTAAAAGGGGTGGAGCCTGGCGAGGTCATTGTTTTGGACAACTTCAATCGGCTGCAGGAAGGAACCAAAATAACTCCGCGAGGACAACCCGCCCAACCCGCCCCGGCGAACCAGAAGGAAGGAGGACAATGA
- a CDS encoding multidrug efflux RND transporter permease subunit — translation MNPSAPFILRPVATSLIMAAILLVGVVAYKQLPVSTLPEVNYPTIQVLTFYPGASPDVMASAVTAPLERQFGQVPGLNQMTSTSSGGSSVIVLQFELYLNIDVAEQEVQAAINAAQTFLPIDLPSPPIYSKSNPADAPILTLALTSKSIPLSKVQDLADTRLAQKISQLPGVGLVSIAGGQKPAIRIQANPTALAAYGINLEDMRTVLQQTSINQAKGNFDGPHRSYQIGANDQLLTSEEYHSVVVAYTNGAPVMLKDVALAVDGVENIKQAAWMNDFPAVIVNIQRQPGANIIQVVDRIKARLPQLTSTLPASIQTSVLTDRTSTIRASVRDIQFELTLTVVLVVLVIFLFLRTVSATIIPSVAVPLSLVGTFGAMYLLGYSLNNLTLMALTISTGFVVDDAIVMIENIARYIEQGDAPLQAALKGSEQIGFTIMSLTISLIAVLVPLLFMGDIVGRLFREFAVTLSVTILISAVVSLTLTPMMCSRLLRAKAEGQGGRFSKASERTLERVIAFYGWTLRWVLRHQILTLLVAALTLVFTVLLYIFVPKGFFPIQDTGVIQGISEAPATTSFPAMARRQEALARVILKDPAVASLSSFIGVDGVNTTLNSGRILINLKPLEERRTGVNEIMRRLQPELSQVEGITLYMQPVQDLTIENRVTRTQYQYTLEDPDADELNFWTAKLMDRLKELPDLRDLATDQQLGGLQTVLVIDRQTASRLGITAQVIDGTLYDAFGQRQILTLFTQLNQYHLILEALPDFQKHPDRLHDIYVRSVEGGAVPLSTFTHFETRSGPLSVNHQGQFPVVTISFNLAKGASLGEATAAIEHVRQELGMPASIQAAFQGAAQAFHASLTNEPLLILAALVIVYIVLGVLYESYIHPITILSTLPSAGAGALLALLVCRSDLSVIALIGIILLIGIVKKNGILIVDFALEAERREGKGPVEAIYQASLLRFRPIMMTTMTALLGGLPLALGTGTGSELRNPLGITIVGGLIVSQLLTLYTTPVIYVFFDRFTSKRGRPHAEGGGEVSTLEQRP, via the coding sequence ATGAATCCTTCCGCCCCTTTTATTCTTCGGCCAGTTGCAACGTCATTAATCATGGCGGCGATCCTGCTGGTTGGTGTTGTGGCCTACAAGCAGTTGCCGGTCTCCACGCTTCCAGAGGTCAATTATCCGACCATACAGGTGCTGACGTTTTATCCAGGCGCCAGTCCCGATGTCATGGCATCTGCTGTCACTGCGCCGCTCGAGAGGCAATTTGGACAGGTGCCGGGGCTTAACCAGATGACCTCGACGAGTTCGGGAGGGAGTTCAGTGATAGTCCTGCAGTTTGAACTTTATCTCAACATCGATGTGGCCGAGCAGGAGGTGCAAGCGGCGATCAACGCGGCCCAAACCTTCCTCCCGATCGATCTTCCGAGCCCTCCGATTTACAGCAAATCCAATCCTGCCGATGCGCCGATTCTCACGCTCGCACTGACTTCGAAGTCCATTCCCTTATCCAAAGTTCAAGACCTGGCAGACACCCGCCTGGCGCAGAAGATTTCTCAACTGCCGGGTGTCGGCCTCGTGAGCATCGCGGGTGGGCAGAAGCCAGCCATTCGCATCCAGGCAAATCCAACAGCGCTCGCGGCTTATGGGATCAACCTTGAGGACATGCGGACTGTCCTGCAGCAAACCAGCATCAACCAGGCGAAGGGTAATTTTGATGGTCCGCATAGATCCTATCAGATTGGAGCCAATGATCAGCTGCTGACGAGCGAGGAGTATCATTCGGTTGTGGTGGCCTACACCAATGGGGCGCCGGTGATGCTGAAGGATGTCGCGTTGGCGGTGGACGGTGTTGAAAACATAAAACAGGCCGCGTGGATGAATGATTTTCCGGCGGTGATTGTCAACATCCAGCGTCAACCCGGCGCCAACATCATCCAGGTCGTGGATCGCATAAAAGCGCGCCTGCCACAGTTGACGTCCACCTTGCCAGCTTCAATACAGACTTCTGTGCTCACCGATCGTACCAGTACCATTCGTGCATCCGTGAGGGACATTCAGTTTGAACTCACGTTAACCGTGGTGCTGGTTGTGTTGGTGATCTTCCTCTTCTTGCGAACCGTTTCGGCAACCATCATTCCAAGCGTCGCAGTGCCACTCTCACTCGTCGGCACCTTCGGCGCCATGTACCTGCTTGGCTATAGCCTGAATAACCTGACCTTGATGGCGTTGACCATTTCGACAGGGTTTGTGGTGGATGACGCCATCGTGATGATTGAGAACATCGCCCGCTACATTGAGCAGGGAGACGCGCCACTTCAGGCAGCCTTGAAGGGGTCTGAACAAATCGGGTTCACCATCATGTCGCTTACCATTTCATTGATCGCTGTATTGGTTCCGCTGTTATTCATGGGAGACATTGTGGGGAGGCTGTTTCGTGAATTTGCGGTGACGCTCAGCGTGACGATTCTTATCTCGGCAGTTGTTTCCTTGACGCTCACCCCGATGATGTGCTCCCGACTATTGCGCGCGAAGGCTGAGGGTCAGGGTGGACGTTTTTCCAAGGCATCGGAGAGGACTCTCGAAAGAGTAATCGCTTTTTATGGGTGGACTCTCCGCTGGGTGCTCAGACACCAGATTCTGACACTGCTGGTCGCGGCCCTGACGCTTGTATTCACAGTCTTATTATACATCTTCGTGCCGAAAGGATTCTTTCCGATTCAAGACACGGGTGTGATTCAAGGCATCTCGGAAGCGCCGGCAACAACCTCCTTCCCTGCAATGGCCAGAAGACAGGAAGCGCTTGCCCGCGTCATTCTCAAAGATCCTGCGGTGGCCAGCCTTTCCTCCTTCATCGGCGTGGATGGTGTCAATACAACGCTGAACAGCGGTCGCATCCTCATCAATCTCAAACCACTCGAGGAGCGTCGGACCGGCGTCAATGAAATAATGCGGCGATTGCAGCCGGAACTGAGTCAGGTGGAGGGCATCACGCTGTATATGCAGCCGGTGCAGGACTTGACGATTGAGAATCGGGTTACCCGGACACAGTATCAATATACGCTCGAAGATCCTGATGCTGATGAATTGAATTTCTGGACTGCAAAGCTAATGGACCGTTTGAAGGAATTGCCGGACCTTCGCGACCTCGCGACGGATCAGCAGTTAGGAGGATTGCAGACTGTGCTGGTGATTGATCGGCAGACCGCTTCGCGACTCGGAATCACGGCGCAGGTGATTGATGGGACGCTTTATGATGCTTTTGGGCAGCGCCAGATATTAACGCTGTTCACCCAGTTGAACCAGTATCACCTGATATTGGAGGCACTGCCGGATTTTCAGAAGCATCCGGACAGATTGCATGACATTTATGTTCGCTCAGTGGAAGGCGGAGCCGTGCCGCTCAGCACATTTACTCATTTCGAGACACGAAGCGGCCCTTTATCAGTCAACCATCAGGGGCAATTTCCAGTCGTTACCATTTCTTTTAATCTTGCGAAGGGTGCCTCACTGGGGGAAGCCACTGCGGCGATTGAACATGTCCGGCAGGAACTTGGAATGCCGGCTTCCATCCAGGCAGCGTTCCAGGGCGCGGCCCAGGCGTTTCATGCCTCATTGACGAATGAGCCACTGCTGATTCTGGCAGCCCTGGTGATTGTTTACATTGTGCTCGGTGTTCTTTACGAGAGCTACATTCATCCCATTACCATTCTATCCACTTTACCTTCGGCGGGTGCTGGTGCGCTCCTGGCTCTTCTCGTCTGCCGTTCTGATCTAAGTGTCATTGCACTGATCGGCATCATCCTGCTCATTGGCATCGTCAAGAAGAATGGAATTTTGATTGTCGATTTTGCCCTGGAGGCTGAACGCAGAGAAGGCAAGGGACCGGTCGAGGCGATTTATCAGGCGAGTTTGTTGCGATTTCGACCGATCATGATGACGACGATGACTGCGTTACTGGGTGGCCTGCCACTGGCGCTGGGAACCGGCACAGGGTCAGAACTTCGAAATCCTCTCGGGATAACCATTGTAGGGGGATTGATTGTGAGCCAGTTGCTCACGCTCTACACGACGCCGGTCATCTACGTATTCTTCGACCGATTTACAAGCAAACGAGGCCGTCCGCACGCTGAAGGGGGAGGTGAGGTTTCAACTCTGGAACAAAGGCCATGA
- a CDS encoding NAD(P)/FAD-dependent oxidoreductase, with protein sequence MPHYNYFIIGGGMTAEAATSGIREIDSTGTIGLISMEPDTPYDRPPLTKGLWKDQKFDSIWRKTKERNVTLHLGRKVETLDLQNKRLSDDQKNIYTYDKLLLATGGSPRHLPFGGDNIIYYRTVEDYRHLRKLTESNQKFAVIGGGFIGSEIAAALAMNRQQVTMLFPGTGIGGHLFPPDLSEFLNNFYRQKGVEILAGETASALEPKDTQFILKTRSGREVTVDSVVAGLGIQPNVDLAQSAGLKVTDGIVVDEFLRATHPDVYAAGDVAAFLNPALGKRIRVEHEDNANTMGRNAGRNMAGKSEPYYHLPFFYSDLFELGYEAVGELDARLETVADWKTLFHEGVIYYLREGRVRGVLLWNVWGQVDVARQLIAEPGPFHAENLKGKLPKPG encoded by the coding sequence ATGCCCCACTACAACTATTTCATCATCGGCGGCGGTATGACCGCCGAGGCCGCCACCAGCGGCATCCGCGAAATTGATTCCACCGGCACCATCGGCCTCATCAGCATGGAACCGGACACTCCCTATGATCGCCCCCCGCTCACCAAAGGACTCTGGAAAGACCAAAAGTTTGATTCCATTTGGCGTAAAACCAAAGAGCGCAACGTCACCCTCCACCTTGGCCGAAAAGTCGAAACCCTCGACCTCCAAAACAAACGCCTCAGCGACGATCAAAAGAACATTTACACGTACGATAAGCTCCTCCTCGCGACTGGAGGCTCTCCTCGTCATCTCCCCTTCGGCGGAGACAACATTATTTACTACCGCACCGTGGAAGACTACCGTCACCTGCGCAAACTGACGGAGAGCAACCAAAAGTTCGCCGTCATCGGCGGCGGATTCATCGGCTCCGAAATCGCCGCCGCCCTGGCCATGAACCGGCAGCAGGTGACCATGCTCTTCCCCGGCACCGGCATCGGCGGCCACCTCTTCCCGCCCGATCTCTCCGAGTTTCTCAACAATTTCTACCGCCAAAAAGGCGTCGAAATCCTGGCTGGAGAAACCGCCTCGGCTCTCGAGCCAAAGGACACCCAATTCATTCTCAAAACCCGCAGCGGCCGCGAAGTCACTGTCGATAGCGTGGTCGCCGGACTCGGCATCCAACCCAATGTCGACCTTGCCCAAAGTGCCGGGCTGAAGGTAACCGACGGCATCGTGGTCGATGAATTTCTACGCGCCACCCATCCTGATGTTTACGCCGCGGGAGACGTCGCTGCATTTCTTAATCCCGCGCTGGGCAAGCGCATCCGCGTCGAACACGAAGACAACGCCAACACCATGGGCCGCAACGCCGGAAGAAACATGGCCGGAAAATCCGAACCGTATTATCACCTCCCGTTCTTCTACTCTGATCTCTTTGAACTGGGCTATGAAGCCGTCGGCGAACTGGACGCGCGCCTCGAAACCGTGGCCGATTGGAAAACCCTTTTCCACGAAGGCGTCATCTACTATCTGCGTGAAGGTCGAGTGCGCGGCGTCCTGTTATGGAATGTTTGGGGCCAAGTCGACGTCGCCCGCCAGCTCATCGCCGAACCCGGCCCCTTTCATGCCGAAAATCTTAAAGGAAAACTACCCAAGCCCGGCTGA
- a CDS encoding cupredoxin domain-containing protein, translating to MIDSTLAGTPPDKESDPEVKIDNFTFTPKTLTIHPGETVTWINRDDVPHKVVSVDKKFASQALDTDQKFSHTFTDAGTYKYYCSIHPRMTGTIVVK from the coding sequence GTGATTGATTCAACACTCGCCGGCACTCCGCCCGACAAGGAGTCCGATCCGGAAGTGAAGATCGATAACTTCACCTTCACACCGAAAACCCTGACGATTCATCCGGGCGAAACCGTGACCTGGATAAACCGGGATGACGTGCCGCACAAGGTCGTGAGTGTGGATAAGAAGTTTGCCTCGCAGGCGCTCGACACCGATCAGAAATTCTCCCACACCTTCACCGACGCCGGCACTTACAAATATTACTGTTCCATCCATCCTCGCATGACAGGAACAATTGTCGTGAAGTAA
- a CDS encoding DUF488 domain-containing protein has product MIAIKRAYDPAEKSDGTRFLIDHLWPRGVKKEALHIQSWIKAVSPSDQLRKWFGHEPSKWKEFQHRYFAELKDKPEAWKPLLAAAQTGKVTLIYSAKNTEHNNAIALKTFLEKKLATKPRKPRTKLVPA; this is encoded by the coding sequence ATGATTGCCATCAAACGAGCCTACGACCCAGCGGAAAAAAGCGATGGCACACGTTTCCTCATCGACCACCTCTGGCCGCGCGGTGTGAAGAAGGAAGCCCTGCACATCCAGAGCTGGATTAAAGCCGTCTCTCCCAGCGACCAATTACGAAAATGGTTTGGACACGAACCCTCGAAGTGGAAGGAGTTCCAACACCGTTACTTTGCCGAACTAAAGGATAAACCCGAAGCTTGGAAACCACTATTAGCCGCCGCCCAAACCGGGAAAGTCACCCTGATCTACAGCGCCAAAAATACCGAACACAACAACGCCATCGCCCTGAAAACCTTTTTGGAAAAGAAGCTGGCCACCAAGCCCCGTAAACCACGCACCAAACTCGTTCCAGCCTGA
- a CDS encoding efflux transporter outer membrane subunit, whose amino-acid sequence MNARIDSSRGERKCLDGRFQILVSLLMVTLWWSGCNFAPKYNRPSVQTPAAFKEMEGWARAQPKDHEIRGKWWEVFNDPELNALEEQVTISNQNVAAAVANFAAARAIVRQARSQYFPTATMGPSVTRSKTSATGTTSFASSFSTNGSSGRAFTLYALPFDATWDPDFWGGIRNTVKADIAAAQSSAAILENVKLTNQVAMAAVYFELRGQDALKEILDSAVVSFQKTLDLTKALFTTGINSDVNVALAETQLQTTVAQATSLGVQRAQFEHAIALLIGKPASTFSVPARPLKASPPAIPVGVPSQLLERRPDIAAAERIVAQANAQIGVARAAYFPTITLTASSGFQSVTTANLLTGPSAVWSIGAAMAETLFDAGRRAAVTQQAWATYNLTVADYRQTVLTAFVNVEDNLAALRILSQQLQQQEVAVKSAERSLALTIYGYKTGINSYLNVLTAQTALLNNQETAMTIRIQQMTASVQLINALGGGWKVSELPSAGQATKKTAPAP is encoded by the coding sequence ATGAACGCGAGGATTGATTCTTCAAGGGGGGAAAGGAAATGCCTGGATGGCAGATTTCAAATCCTGGTTTCCTTGTTGATGGTTACGCTCTGGTGGTCGGGATGCAATTTCGCCCCGAAGTATAACAGGCCTTCCGTGCAAACTCCCGCAGCCTTCAAGGAAATGGAAGGTTGGGCGAGAGCGCAGCCGAAGGATCACGAGATTCGTGGGAAATGGTGGGAAGTATTCAATGATCCGGAATTAAACGCGCTCGAAGAGCAGGTGACTATTTCCAACCAAAATGTGGCGGCAGCCGTGGCCAATTTCGCGGCTGCACGAGCCATCGTAAGACAGGCGCGTTCGCAATACTTTCCGACCGCGACAATGGGGCCATCCGTCACCCGATCAAAGACATCCGCGACGGGAACAACCTCGTTCGCTTCTAGCTTTTCCACCAACGGATCGTCGGGAAGGGCTTTCACCTTGTACGCGCTGCCGTTTGATGCTACCTGGGATCCGGATTTCTGGGGCGGCATTCGAAATACTGTCAAAGCTGACATCGCGGCGGCACAATCGAGCGCGGCCATCCTTGAAAATGTGAAGCTCACCAATCAGGTGGCCATGGCCGCCGTTTACTTTGAACTTCGTGGACAGGATGCGTTGAAGGAGATATTGGATTCAGCGGTTGTTTCTTTCCAAAAAACGTTGGACCTGACAAAAGCGCTTTTTACGACAGGCATCAACTCGGATGTGAATGTGGCGCTCGCAGAGACTCAGCTCCAAACGACCGTGGCACAGGCCACTTCCCTGGGTGTTCAGCGAGCCCAGTTCGAGCATGCGATCGCGCTTTTGATTGGCAAGCCGGCATCGACATTTTCAGTCCCAGCGCGGCCGCTGAAGGCATCTCCGCCGGCGATTCCTGTCGGGGTGCCGTCCCAACTTCTCGAACGGCGTCCGGACATAGCGGCGGCGGAACGCATTGTGGCCCAGGCCAACGCTCAGATTGGCGTGGCCAGGGCGGCCTATTTCCCTACGATTACGTTGACTGCCTCCTCAGGATTTCAAAGTGTCACAACCGCAAATTTGCTCACTGGCCCCAGTGCCGTGTGGTCGATCGGTGCAGCCATGGCGGAGACATTGTTCGATGCCGGCAGGCGTGCGGCGGTGACTCAGCAGGCTTGGGCAACCTACAACCTGACGGTGGCGGACTATCGGCAGACGGTGTTGACGGCTTTTGTGAATGTGGAGGATAATCTTGCGGCCCTGCGGATTTTATCGCAGCAATTGCAACAGCAGGAAGTTGCCGTGAAATCCGCTGAGCGGAGTCTGGCCCTCACCATATACGGATATAAGACCGGAATTAACAGTTATCTCAATGTACTCACGGCTCAAACCGCCCTGTTGAACAACCAGGAAACAGCCATGACTATTCGGATTCAGCAGATGACAGCGAGTGTGCAGTTGATTAATGCATTGGGGGGAGGATGGAAGGTTTCTGAGCTGCCGTCAGCTGGACAAGCGACTAAAAAAACAGCGCCTGCTCCGTAG
- a CDS encoding multidrug efflux RND transporter permease subunit, translated as MNISAPFINRPVATTLLTIAIAIAGAVAFRLLPVSPLPQINFPTISVQAMLPGASPEIMASSVAAPLERQFGHIAGVTEMTSASFLGSTSITLQFDLNRDIDGAARDVQAAINAARSYLPSNLPSNPTYRKVNPADAPIMVMAVTSEIFDRGHLYDAASTIIQQRLSQIDGVGQVIVGGSSLPAVRVDVNPTQLSAYGLGLQQVSNILRQANANLAKGQFWDEQCTADIVSNDQLLKAEAYKGLVVSYTNGAAVTLSDLADVHDSVENIRAAGFFNGIPSVVVIIFRQPQANIIDTVDRVLAALPSLKASIPSAMGLHIAVDRTTTIRASVRDVERALLISTVLVILVVFLFLRNVRATLIPSVAVPVSLIGTFGVMYLCGYSIDNLSLMALTISTGFVVDDAIVVIENITRYLERGLTPLEAALRGAREIGFTVLSISISLVAVFIPILMMGGIVGRLFREFAVTLSVAIMVSLVVSLTTTPMMCARLLRLQREEEQGRFYRTMGRVFDRMLWAYERSLGWVLRHQAITLCIFVITVILNVLLFMVVPKGFFPQQDTGSIIGAIQGEQQISFQAMQDRMIRFVNIIKADPAVDTAVAFTGGNNAIDSGTIYMALKPLAERKVTADQVINRLRPRLAVVRGASVFMQASQDLRIGGRQSNAQYQYTIQSENLKELAKWGPILLQRMRELPGFTDVNSDQRNNGLQAALVYDRQTAARLGISANLLDQTLELAFGQAQVSTMFTPLNQYHVVLEVAPQFWQSPESLDDIYVRSTNGVVPLRAVTHFGEDTAPIAVNHQGQFPSVTLSFNLISGMALSDAVGLIRQMEQSVGLPATVHGNFSGTLQAFQASLATEPLLIVTALLAVYIVLGILYESYVHPITILSTLPSAGVGAVLALMICRVDLSVIALIGVILLIGIVKKNGILLVDFALVAERDEGKSPRESIHQACLLRFRPILMTTMAAALGALPLVLGTGTGSELRRPLGIAIVGGLLVSQVLTLYTTPVIYLYLDRFRLWWQAMRQKSSRVAPQGAPG; from the coding sequence ATGAATATTTCTGCTCCATTTATTAATCGGCCAGTCGCCACAACTTTGTTGACGATTGCGATTGCGATTGCCGGAGCTGTTGCTTTCAGGCTGTTGCCGGTATCACCACTTCCACAGATCAATTTCCCAACCATTTCAGTTCAAGCCATGTTGCCGGGGGCGAGTCCAGAGATCATGGCATCGTCTGTGGCCGCGCCATTGGAACGGCAATTTGGTCATATTGCCGGTGTGACGGAGATGACCTCGGCAAGTTTTCTTGGCTCGACGAGCATCACCCTCCAGTTTGATTTGAATCGGGACATCGATGGTGCGGCCAGAGATGTACAGGCTGCCATTAACGCTGCGCGGAGTTATCTGCCCTCGAATCTGCCCAGCAATCCCACCTACCGGAAAGTGAATCCTGCTGATGCGCCGATCATGGTCATGGCGGTGACATCGGAGATATTTGATCGAGGGCATTTGTACGACGCAGCCTCAACCATCATACAGCAAAGGTTGTCACAAATTGACGGAGTCGGGCAGGTGATTGTGGGAGGCAGTTCACTCCCGGCCGTGCGTGTGGATGTCAATCCGACCCAATTGAGTGCCTATGGCCTTGGCCTTCAGCAGGTCAGCAACATTTTGAGGCAGGCAAATGCCAACCTGGCCAAAGGACAGTTCTGGGATGAACAATGCACCGCCGATATCGTGTCGAACGATCAGTTGCTCAAAGCCGAGGCGTACAAGGGACTCGTTGTCAGCTACACCAATGGCGCAGCTGTGACGCTGTCAGATCTGGCCGATGTGCATGACTCAGTGGAGAACATACGAGCGGCGGGTTTTTTTAATGGAATCCCAAGCGTGGTGGTCATCATCTTTCGGCAACCCCAAGCCAATATTATCGATACTGTTGACCGGGTTTTAGCCGCTTTGCCATCGCTGAAAGCTTCGATTCCCTCGGCGATGGGTCTTCACATTGCGGTTGACCGGACGACCACCATTCGGGCATCAGTGCGGGACGTGGAACGCGCCTTGTTGATCTCCACTGTGCTGGTGATCCTCGTGGTGTTTCTCTTCCTGCGCAATGTGCGTGCGACACTCATACCGAGCGTGGCGGTTCCGGTTTCGCTGATTGGCACGTTTGGAGTCATGTATTTGTGTGGTTATAGCATCGATAATCTTTCGTTGATGGCTCTTACCATCTCGACCGGCTTTGTGGTCGATGATGCGATTGTGGTCATTGAAAATATTACGCGCTATCTTGAGCGTGGACTTACGCCGCTGGAAGCAGCGTTGCGAGGTGCTCGCGAAATTGGTTTCACGGTCCTCTCCATCAGTATTTCCCTGGTGGCTGTGTTCATTCCAATTTTGATGATGGGAGGGATTGTCGGGCGTTTGTTTCGGGAATTTGCGGTCACGTTATCGGTGGCGATCATGGTTTCACTCGTCGTTTCCCTCACCACCACGCCCATGATGTGCGCAAGGTTGCTAAGGCTTCAACGGGAGGAGGAGCAGGGAAGATTTTATCGCACCATGGGCAGGGTGTTTGACAGGATGTTGTGGGCCTATGAGCGGAGTCTGGGTTGGGTGCTGCGACATCAGGCCATTACGCTTTGCATCTTTGTGATTACGGTGATTCTTAATGTTCTGCTATTCATGGTGGTACCGAAGGGATTTTTTCCGCAACAGGATACCGGGAGCATCATTGGTGCGATTCAAGGCGAGCAGCAGATTTCCTTTCAAGCGATGCAGGACCGAATGATTCGTTTTGTAAATATCATCAAAGCCGATCCGGCGGTGGACACGGCGGTGGCTTTCACCGGCGGCAACAATGCGATTGATAGCGGAACGATTTACATGGCGTTGAAGCCGCTGGCTGAACGCAAGGTTACTGCCGACCAGGTGATCAACCGATTGCGTCCCAGGCTGGCAGTGGTGCGCGGAGCATCCGTTTTCATGCAGGCCAGCCAGGACTTGCGCATCGGAGGCCGGCAGAGCAATGCGCAATATCAATATACGATCCAGAGCGAAAACTTGAAGGAGCTTGCCAAATGGGGGCCGATTTTGCTGCAACGGATGAGAGAGCTTCCGGGCTTTACCGATGTGAACAGTGACCAGCGGAACAACGGACTTCAAGCCGCGCTGGTTTACGATCGTCAAACAGCGGCGCGGCTGGGAATCAGCGCGAATCTTCTGGACCAAACCCTGGAGCTGGCCTTTGGGCAGGCGCAAGTATCAACCATGTTTACACCGTTGAATCAGTATCATGTTGTCCTGGAAGTAGCGCCGCAGTTTTGGCAAAGCCCGGAGAGCCTGGATGACATCTATGTGCGGTCAACCAACGGTGTGGTGCCGCTGAGGGCGGTGACGCATTTCGGGGAGGATACGGCACCGATCGCGGTGAATCACCAGGGCCAGTTTCCTTCGGTGACGCTCTCCTTCAATCTTATATCGGGGATGGCGCTGAGTGATGCTGTGGGGCTGATTCGTCAGATGGAGCAAAGCGTCGGTTTGCCGGCGACAGTTCATGGAAACTTTTCGGGAACATTGCAGGCATTCCAGGCCTCTCTGGCGACTGAACCTTTGCTGATCGTGACTGCTTTATTAGCTGTCTACATCGTGCTGGGTATTTTGTATGAGAGTTATGTTCATCCCATCACCATTCTGTCAACGCTGCCATCGGCAGGTGTGGGTGCGGTGCTGGCGTTGATGATCTGCCGTGTTGACCTCAGCGTGATTGCGTTGATCGGGGTCATTCTGCTCATTGGAATTGTAAAAAAGAACGGAATCCTGCTTGTCGACTTTGCACTGGTGGCCGAACGGGATGAAGGGAAAAGCCCGCGGGAATCGATCCATCAGGCATGTTTGTTGAGGTTTCGTCCGATTTTAATGACCACCATGGCGGCGGCACTCGGCGCCCTGCCGTTGGTTTTGGGAACAGGAACAGGCTCAGAGTTGCGGCGTCCACTTGGCATCGCCATTGTTGGAGGATTGTTGGTGAGCCAGGTGCTGACACTTTACACCACACCCGTGATCTACCTGTACCTCGACCGCTTCCGCCTTTGGTGGCAGGCGATGAGGCAGAAGTCCTCACGTGTGGCTCCACAAGGCGCTCCAGGATGA